Sequence from the Polynucleobacter sp. Adler-ghost genome:
AACTTTTTTAATCCCCCATTGTGACTCAAGGTCGCGTTGGTATCAGCATCTTTAAGATGTACTGAGTATTTAATCAGTATTTCTTGAGCCTTTGATTGCTCTAAAACTTGTATACCATCTGCATCAGTATAAAATATTCCAGCAGTTTTTTGATATAAGTCATTTTGATATGGCAAGAGATCTAGGATAAAGTCATTACCATATAGTTTTAACGGCTTTGTGCCATTGGAAAAATTTGATTTCCACGCATCCACATTTTCAGTCGAAAAAAATTTTTTTATTGGAAAAATTTTTTTGTCTTTAGCTAAATATCCCAGCCAAAATATAAATATGGAAATTAGAACAATTACGATATATTTTAATGATTTTTTAATCACAGCTGAAGGGTGCATAGCATGAGTTTTTAATTTGAATATAGCACTAAAGCTTATCAACTATTAAGTGAAAATGATAGCTTAGATTTCTTTATTATTTTTGAAGGCAAATAATAATATTTATAAAATTTATTCTTCAGATATAACTTTAATTTTAGAGCTATTTTATAGACTTACCTCAGTCTAGTCAGATAAAGAATTCATTATTTTTTGTTAATAAAACAATTACAATAAAATAGCACAATTCAATATTTTATGAACCAGTCGAGCAAATTATGTATTTTTATGTCACTATGGTTAGCAGGTCAACCAACCAACAATAGATGCCCAAATGTTATGAGTACATACCTTCGATTTCTTAAGTACGCAGTTTTACATCGTATCCCAAAATATCAGAAAAAATTAACCGATCTACTGGCAAATGAAAAGCTCAAATCTACCCTCTTAGATTTGAGTAATCAAGGCCTTGAGCTTGGGGTTGTTTATGATATCGGAGCAAGGCATGCAGAGTGGTCCTCTACTCTTAAAAAGACATTCTCAAAGTCCAATTTTTTTCTGTTTGAGGCAAACGAAAAATGTACAAAAATTTTAAATGACAGTGGTTTTAAATTTTTTATCGGAGCGCTATCATCTGAAATCAAGACAGTTGATTTTTATCACAATGACTCTACTGGCGATTCTTACTATAAAGAAAATACCTCTTTTTATGAAGAAGTAAGGCCAATAAAAAAACAAGCTATTACTTTGGATTCCATTGTTAAGGATCAAAATATAGCTCTACCCGATTTTATTAAGCTCGATACTCAGGGTTCAGAATTAGATATATTGGCTGGTGGAGTGGCTTGCTTAAGACACGCATCATTAGTTTATATTGAGCTTCCTATTCTGTGTTACAACTTAGGAGCTCCTAACTTTCAAGACTATATTGAGTTTATGAAGATGAATAATTTTGTACCGTATGATATTTGTGAATTGCATTACTCTAATGGGGTAATGATTCAAGTTGATATACTATTTATCCACGATGCTAAGTTGAGTAAGATCAACCCCACATTTAATCCCTCCCTTTATTTTTTATGAAAATTGGCTTTCAGGCTGGAACCTTAAATTACAGAGGGGTGCATATTGCCATTTTTGATTACGCTCTTCATAATCAACTGATATTGGGAAATGAGTCTATTATTTTTTATGACGAGAATAATCCCGGGCCATTGCCTATCATAGAAAAGTTTAAACGCCATTTTGAGTTAGTGCCTTATAAGAATTTTTCGGATGTTAATAGGCTTAGCGATCAGCATCGCATTGATGCTGTTTATATTCAAAAGGCTGGATTGCGAGATGCTGAGTGCGTGTCTTCTGTGCCAAATTTGATCCACGCCGTCTTTCCGCAGAAGGTATCGGAGCAACATGGCGATGTTTATGCCTATATTTCTAGATGGTTAAGCAAGGAATGCTCTAACTCCAGAATTCCATACGTTGAGTATATGGTTTTATTTCCCGAGGCCAAAGGTGATCTTCGTGCACAGCTAAATATTCCTGCTAAGGCTACGGTGCTTGGCTGCTATGGGGGGCAAGATAGCTTTAATATCGGATTTGTTTTAGATCTTGTTCGGGAGTTATCGCAAGCAAGTACAAATTTATATTTCCTATTTATGAATATAGACCCTTTTACAAATCAAGAGCGCGTCATTTTTTTACCCGGCACTCCTGATATGACATATAAAAGACTTTTTATTGATACGTGCGATGCGATGCTGCATGCTCGAGAGATGGGTGAATCTTTTGGATTGGCCTGCGCAGAGTTTTCTATATGCAATAAGCCGGTGATTACTTATGGGCTATCTAGACAAAGAAATCATATTGAGGTTCTTGGAAATAAGGCTTTGCTTTATTCCAATAAAAAACAATTAAAAGAAATTATTAACCACCTTGATCGCACGTGGATTAAAAATCAAGATTGGGATTGCTACTCCCGTACTTTCTCAGCAAAAAATATTATGCAACAATTTCAAGATGTATTTCTAGCGCCAGTGTCCTTGGGTAGCACTGGCCTAACCCCCATTTCTTTTTTAGATCGCTGCCATATCGTGGGGTCGAAACTTAAAAAGAAGGCAAGGGCTTTTCAAGCAAAGCGCCAACGCTAATAATAATTGTTACGCAGTATTGATTGAGTGCTATTGTTTGAGGGTTAATACGATTAAGCGCTGCAAATTTATGGGTTTGATCGCTTATGTTGGAGGGCTCTTTCATCGGGGTAAACAATGCGAGTAGTTCTAGCCTTCCGAGGCGCATGTCAGTCCTGCGCTACCTTCAATCAAATATGCGTGTGATTTTGGGTATGCTGCGTTTAGCCTTCGGCGATAGGGTGAAACCTCTTCCTCGCTATTTGTGCCCGTTGTGATAGCAGGGCTATCTAATGGGTGGGGGGTATTAAAATATAAATTTCGTTGAATTGTCAATGTTGGTGCTGCTGTGGTGTTTGCAAAACTATTAATTAAATTACTATTAAATAGGCAAAATATGAGTCGTATTGCTATGCGCTTAATCAAGTATTATTCCTTTTACTTTGGGGGCGACCAAACACCAATGACTTGGACGGAGCGTTTTCGTTCAAGTTTTGATGTTTTTATTGGCCTGTTGTTAGTGATTACTATTGCCAAGTACCTTGGAGAATTAAGTGGTATTGATGAATGGCTCATTGCATCCTTAGGCGCAAGCGCGCTTTTGGTATTTGTCTTGCCAAACAACCCAATGGCTCAACCTTGGGCGGTGATTGCAGGTAATACTCTTTCGGCTCTCGTTGGTATTTCGACGGCTAATCTCATTTATGAGCCACTACTGGCTATTCCGATTGCCACAAGCTATTCTGTTTTAGCATGTTTATGTTGCGCTGTTTGCACCCCCCCTGCGGCTGCAGTCTCATTGATTACGGCTCTAGGGCATGTGATGCATTACCGGTATGCAGTGTTTCAGGTAATGATTGACTCTGTTTTACTCGTATTAGCGGCATTGCTTTACAGTAATGCGGGTAAGTCTTACCTTAAAAGACCACCTAGGCAGTCATAAGCCATTAAAATCAATCATTAGATAATAGCGGATGGATTATGACTCAAGTATTGCCAGTAATTTTGTGCGGCGGTTCAGGTACAAGGCTGTGGCCTATATCTCGATCTGGCTTTCCAAAGCAGTTTTTAGTACTTTCAGGTGACGGCTCCCAAAAGAGTCTATTTCAGCAAGCTATCGAGCGTGCGAATTCGGTTGCTAATTCCAGCATCCAACTGGGCCCGACACTAATTGTCACCAACGAAGAGCATCGTTTTTTAGCGCTTGATCAACTGCGCGAACTAAAAGATGTACAAGCCACATTGATATTAGAGCCTTCTGGCAGAAACACCGCACCTGCATTAACGCTTGCTGCTTTAGAAGCTCGTGAGCATGGGGAGGATCCAATTTTATTGGTTACCCCTGCTGATCAAACTGTGATCAATGGCACCGCCTTTACCCAAGCATTACAGAAAGCAGTCCGTATAGCTAGTGAAGGTGCGATTGTCATTTTAGGCATTACACCAAATACTCCTCAAACTGGTTACGGTTACATCAAGGCAAAGTCAGACATACTCAATAAAGATCGGGATGGCTTAATGGTGGAGCGTTTCGTAGAAAAGCCTGATGAGCAAACTGCCAAGCAATATTTGGCGGAAGGTGGTTACTTTTGGAATGGCGGAATGTTTGTGCTTAAAACCAGTGTTTGGTTGGCAAGCTTAAAAGAGTTTCGCCCTGATATTTTGGCTGGCGCTAAAAAGGCGTGGAAGACTAAAGAACAAGACGCCTCAGCTGATGCGATCTTTGTGCGCCCTGATAAGGATGCATTTAATGACATCCCTAGTGAGTCGATTGATTACGCTGTCATTGAAAAATGCCCAAGCATGGAGAGAAAAGACGCATTCCCTATAAAGATGGTGGAGTTAGATGCCGGTTGGAGTGATTTAGGTGCTTGGGATGCGGTATGGCAAGTTGGAATGCAAGATCAAGATGGAAATGTCATAAGTGGCGATATCTTGCTGAGCAATACTAAAAATTCATTAGTCTATGCCAATAGTCGTTTGGTTAGCGTTGTTGGGGTAGAAAATCTGATTATTGTGGAAACAGCTGATGTAGTCTTAGTCGCCGATAAGGCAAACAGTCAAGACGTTAAAAATATTGTCGGGCAGTTGACAGTCCAGCAGCGTGAAGAGAAAAATCTGCATCGTAAAGTAGTAAGGCCATGGGGTTGGTACGACAGTGTAGATGAGGGCGAGCAGTTTAAAGTAAAACGGATTTGCGTAAAACCGGGAGCTAGCCTCTCATTACAAATGCATCATCATCGAGCCGAGCATTGGATCGTGGTCAAGGGTATTGCTGAAATTATCAATGGCGATAAGACTTTAATCTTGACTGCAAATCAAAGTACATA
This genomic interval carries:
- a CDS encoding FkbM family methyltransferase codes for the protein MSTYLRFLKYAVLHRIPKYQKKLTDLLANEKLKSTLLDLSNQGLELGVVYDIGARHAEWSSTLKKTFSKSNFFLFEANEKCTKILNDSGFKFFIGALSSEIKTVDFYHNDSTGDSYYKENTSFYEEVRPIKKQAITLDSIVKDQNIALPDFIKLDTQGSELDILAGGVACLRHASLVYIELPILCYNLGAPNFQDYIEFMKMNNFVPYDICELHYSNGVMIQVDILFIHDAKLSKINPTFNPSLYFL
- a CDS encoding glycosyltransferase — protein: MKIGFQAGTLNYRGVHIAIFDYALHNQLILGNESIIFYDENNPGPLPIIEKFKRHFELVPYKNFSDVNRLSDQHRIDAVYIQKAGLRDAECVSSVPNLIHAVFPQKVSEQHGDVYAYISRWLSKECSNSRIPYVEYMVLFPEAKGDLRAQLNIPAKATVLGCYGGQDSFNIGFVLDLVRELSQASTNLYFLFMNIDPFTNQERVIFLPGTPDMTYKRLFIDTCDAMLHAREMGESFGLACAEFSICNKPVITYGLSRQRNHIEVLGNKALLYSNKKQLKEIINHLDRTWIKNQDWDCYSRTFSAKNIMQQFQDVFLAPVSLGSTGLTPISFLDRCHIVGSKLKKKARAFQAKRQR
- a CDS encoding HPP family protein — translated: MSRIAMRLIKYYSFYFGGDQTPMTWTERFRSSFDVFIGLLLVITIAKYLGELSGIDEWLIASLGASALLVFVLPNNPMAQPWAVIAGNTLSALVGISTANLIYEPLLAIPIATSYSVLACLCCAVCTPPAAAVSLITALGHVMHYRYAVFQVMIDSVLLVLAALLYSNAGKSYLKRPPRQS
- a CDS encoding mannose-1-phosphate guanylyltransferase/mannose-6-phosphate isomerase; this translates as MTQVLPVILCGGSGTRLWPISRSGFPKQFLVLSGDGSQKSLFQQAIERANSVANSSIQLGPTLIVTNEEHRFLALDQLRELKDVQATLILEPSGRNTAPALTLAALEAREHGEDPILLVTPADQTVINGTAFTQALQKAVRIASEGAIVILGITPNTPQTGYGYIKAKSDILNKDRDGLMVERFVEKPDEQTAKQYLAEGGYFWNGGMFVLKTSVWLASLKEFRPDILAGAKKAWKTKEQDASADAIFVRPDKDAFNDIPSESIDYAVIEKCPSMERKDAFPIKMVELDAGWSDLGAWDAVWQVGMQDQDGNVISGDILLSNTKNSLVYANSRLVSVVGVENLIIVETADVVLVADKANSQDVKNIVGQLTVQQREEKNLHRKVVRPWGWYDSVDEGEQFKVKRICVKPGASLSLQMHHHRAEHWIVVKGIAEIINGDKTLILTANQSTYIPQGQTHRLANPGKYPLEIIEVQSGSYLGEDDIVRFEDTYGRK